The nucleotide window CCTGCCTCGTCATATACCTTCAGGCGCCGGCCGTAGATGTTTTCGACCCACACCCTCCTTAAGCAGTAGCGCATAGGTACGGGGTAGAGATTGCCGTCATGGGATATATAGCCGTCATTGCTCACCTTCCGGGGTTCTTTATGGTGTAAGAAGGCCGGTTCGACAGCAGGTATTTGGAGAAGGCATCCTTTTTCCTCGGCAAACATCTCCTCCGGCGGTCGGCCTAAGCTGCTGTGGGGCCTCTTGTTGTAGGCTTCCTGGAACTCGGAAAGCTTTACAGCGAATTCGTTCAAGTCCCCCACCTCCAGGCCCCGTAGCAGGTGTTCCTGGACATAGTAAAAGGGGCGTTCCACCTTTCCCTTGGTCCGGGCACGGTAGTTGGCGCAAGCCGAAGGCTGGATGCCATATAGCCCGCAGAATTTGAGGAACTCATCATTGTACCGGACGATACCGTCTTTTTGGTGGGTGATGACCATTTGCTTGCCGTTGTCTATCACCAACTCCGGGGCATAACCGCCGAAGAAGTCAATGGCCTCAACCAGAACCCGGATCACGTCGGCGGTGGTGATGCTTAAAGAGAAGGTATAAAATTTCATCCGGCTAAAGGATAAGACCACCTCGTGGAGATATATTTTCAGGGGCTTCCCGTCTACCGGTAACGTCCACACCTTCCAATCGTACTGCATCTGCTTACCCGGGCCGGTTTCCACCCGGGTGGTAGCTAATTTAGCTGCATTATCTTCTGCCTTTATGGACCTAAGATAACGGTGGACGCTGGCTAGGGAGCCTTGATAGCCCTTATCTTTCAGTTCTTTGTAAATCCTTGTGCCGATATATCCCTTGGCAAGCATAATCTTGATTTCTTCCAGAAACTTGTCCAGTTCTTTAACGTACTCCCTAGCTTTAAACTGGGGCGGGCCGGCTTCTTTCAGGTACTTCCTGACGGTATTCCTGGACACCCCAACATCCCTGGCTATTTGCCTGATGCCGACCCCTTGAG belongs to Moorella humiferrea and includes:
- the istA gene encoding IS21 family transposase, translating into MYKWQRIKALHAQGVGIRQIARDVGVSRNTVRKYLKEAGPPQFKAREYVKELDKFLEEIKIMLAKGYIGTRIYKELKDKGYQGSLASVHRYLRSIKAEDNAAKLATTRVETGPGKQMQYDWKVWTLPVDGKPLKIYLHEVVLSFSRMKFYTFSLSITTADVIRVLVEAIDFFGGYAPELVIDNGKQMVITHQKDGIVRYNDEFLKFCGLYGIQPSACANYRARTKGKVERPFYYVQEHLLRGLEVGDLNEFAVKLSEFQEAYNKRPHSSLGRPPEEMFAEEKGCLLQIPAVEPAFLHHKEPRKVSNDGYISHDGNLYPVPMRYCLRRVWVENIYGRRLKVYDEAGALLGEFDLDLKKQTARPLHPEHETINRQYQEKKLKLRSALVEKFISAFGEDGQRYLEGLRDKNGANLYWHLAEILSYQDIYNREDIIAAIKECLKIGSYHKNSVKRLLEQKAVAPLSYTCDPASVNMPPGKIKRDLSCYALKESEVAAVS